In Penaeus monodon isolate SGIC_2016 chromosome 26, NSTDA_Pmon_1, whole genome shotgun sequence, the following are encoded in one genomic region:
- the LOC119590028 gene encoding uncharacterized protein LOC119590028 — protein MEFSNLKQEICATWLQLNSEQMTQIRITLLELSSSISHEIPRMREITRCSDFASSLRLLEKWKLLTPLKVDVILLLTEQVGAHTEMVREKIHQYKKLAMPSIPPVHHGLEQRGSFTPSNHVANSRLDQVYEYISENHGGRWADIGRSLGLSSLVSELQREPGLRQKDKVYQLLEEYNRNMDGDPIAGILRALESCGLKRQRNSIVRDILSN, from the exons ATGGAGTTCTCCAACTTGAAGCAAGAGATCTGTGCCACATGGCTGCAGCTGAACAGTGAGCAGATGACACAAATCAGAATAACACTCCTTGAGCTGTCGAGCTCCATTTCACATGAGATTCCGCGGATGAGAGAAATTACAAGGTGTTCAGACTTTGCCAGTTCCTTGAGGTTGCTGGAGAAATGGAAGCTTCTGACTCCCCTGaa AGTGGATGTAATACTCCTGTTGACCGAGCAAGTGGGAGCCCACACAGAGATGGTGCGGGAGAAGATCCACCAGTATAAGAAGCTGGCCATGCCCTCCATTCCCCCTGTGCACCATGGCTTAGAACAGAGGGGCAGCTTCACCCCATCAAACCATGTGGCAAACTCTCGACTGGATCAAG TGTACGAGTACATCAGCGAGAATCACGGTGGGCGGTGGGCTGACATTGGCCGTAGCCTTGGCCTGTCTAGCCTTGTGAGTGAGCTGCAGAGGGAACCAGGCCTCAGACAGAAGGACAAAGTATATCAG ttgctGGAGGAATACAATAGAAACATGGATGGAGACCCTATTGCAGGCATCCTTCGTGCACTAGAGTCCTGTGGCTTGAAACGGCAGCGTAATAGTATTGTACGGGATATTTTGTCTAACTGA